From Anopheles darlingi chromosome 2, idAnoDarlMG_H_01, whole genome shotgun sequence, the proteins below share one genomic window:
- the LOC125952237 gene encoding protoporphyrinogen oxidase, with translation MTAILGAGISGLAAGHYLRKKAASLPLTIYEASDRVGGWIRSERSAKDDFIFEAGPRTIRPKGPAAANTLELIEHLGLADHVYSISSSHTAARNRMIYAKGKLNLLPSSLGGLLKTVPPFTKPLYFAAFHDLLAGRSESPLQDESMYSFVNRRFGKEIADYAVSSMLCGICAGNAKEISVKFLMKELFEREQQHGGVIKGILKEALANRNKKKPTTGTPLGKLAQRAKSENWSIYSLRGGLQTLPDTLATDLQSKGVSIVTGTKFEELKFDRDRILLRVDGKEHMLQHLVSSIPSYKLAKHVDLQHPALAATLRSIPFVDVCVINLQYQRADLLKQDGFGFLVPPIENLPILGVIFDSCCFDMQDSTVLTVMMGGAWFEQWFGKNPSEDQLLEVALTNVQKILGIDQRPDAYKVNLLRNCIPQYTVGHQQRVSAARDYIAEHKLPIALCGASYDGVGVNDVILSARNSVETIFST, from the coding sequence ATGACGGCAATTCTCGGTGCCGGTATCAGCGGCCTAGCGGCCGGGCACTATTTGCGCAAGAAAGCCGCTTCGCTGCCTCTGACCATCTACGAAGCATCCGATCGGGTAGGTGGTTGGATACGATCAGAACGATCGGCGAAGGACGACTTCATATTCGAGGCTGGCCCACGGACGATCCGGCCCAAGGGTCCTGCTGCAGCCAACACCCTTGAACTAATAGAGCACCTCGGCTTAGCGGATCATGTTTACTCAATCAGCTCCAGCCACACCGCCGCAAGGAATCGCATGATTTATGCGAAAGGAAAGCTAAATCTGCTCCCATCATCCTTGGGTGGATTACTTAAAACCGTGCCACCCTTTACAAAGCCGCTCTATTTCGCCGCATTCCACGATCTGCTGGCAGGTCGATCCGAATCCCCGCTGCAGGATGAATCGATGTATTCTTTCGTGAATCGCCGTTTTGGCAAGGAGATAGCCGATTATGCGGTAAGCTCAATGCTGTGCGGAATCTGTGCAGGTAACGCAAAAGAGATAAGCGTCAAATTCCTCATGAAGGAACTGTTTGAACGTGAGCAGCAACACGGTGGCGTTATCAAGGGGATCCTAAAAGAAGCGCTAGCCAAccgcaacaaaaagaaaccaacgaCGGGCACTCCACTAGGTAAGCTAGCGCAACGTGCCAAGTCGGAAAACTGGAGCATTTATTCCCTGCGAGGAGGCCTGCAAACCTTACCGGACACGTTAGCTACGGATCTGCAGAGTAAAGGCGTTTCCATAGTAACGGGAACGAAGTTTGAAGAGCTGAAATTTGATCGTGATCGCATACTGCTACGTGTTGATGGTAAGGAGCACATGCTGCAGCATCTTGTTAGCAGCATTCCAAGCTACAAGCTTGCTAAACATGTAGACCTGCAACATCCGGCACTGGCAGCCACGCTACGCAGCATCCCATTCGTCGACGTATGCGTAATAAACTTGCAGTATCAGCGAGCTGATCTGCTGAAGCAGGACGGGTTTGGCTTCTTGGTACCTCCGATCGAAAATCTGCCAATACTGGGTGTCATTTTCGATAGCTGCTGCTTCGACATGCAGGATAGTACCGTCCTGACGGTAATGATGGGTGGAGCGTGGTTCGAGCAGTGGTTTGGAAAGAATCCCTCCGAGGACCAGCTGCTGGAGGTTGCACTAACGAATGTGCAAAAAATATTAGGAATCGACCAGCGCCCCGATGCGTACAAGGTGAACCTGCTTCGTAACTGCATTCCACAGTACACTGTCGGACACCAGCAACGCGTGTCGGCTGCTCGGGATTATATCGCCGAACATAAACTTCCCATAGCTCTGTGTGGTGCGTCGTACGACGGTGTCGGGGTTAATGATGTTATTCTTTCCGCTAGAAACAGTGTAGAAACCATCTTCAGCACATAG
- the LOC125952239 gene encoding zinc finger protein 90-like, whose translation MSSRSTQVCRLCAQERASVKILFEKKNASLLEMFQECTGLPISKYDELPQAVCESCEQDLHTLHSFFIRCRQRWPFAGMGQEIEKSNLDNKEPDQEGLTATKTNQQESRSDERPFACEFCNKRFKSWMGLQEHYVSHSEDRPFACSICDRRFKSSKHYRRHCAIHSDDRRFGCNVCNKMFKTSSERISHAKTHSEERPFACEICGKTFKTAKIRKIHYTMHSNERPFACELCDKRFKTSSNLSSHSLSHNKERRFKCDLCGKQFHSSFRLKDHISTHSDDRSFACELCEKRFKTACARKIHYATHSDDRSFVCDICNKRFKTSSTLATHYALHNDDRQYKCDTCGKTFKQNKNLKRHMTTLHEDAVNKL comes from the exons ATGTCGTCGCGGTCAACACAAGTCTGTCGATTGTGTGCTCAGGAGCGCGCTAGTGTGAAGATattgttcgaaaaaaaaaatgcgtcgCTACTAGAAATGTTCCAAGAATGTACTGGATTACCG ATATCAAAGTACGATGAACTGCCGCAGGCAGTGTGTGAATCCTGCGAACAGGACCTGCACACGTTGCATTCCTTCTTTATACGATGTCGTCAAAGATGGCCCTTCGCTGGAATGGGCCAGGAAATAGAAAAGAGCAATCTGGATAACAAAGAGCCAGATCAGGAAGGACTAACAGCTACTAAAACTAATCAGCAAGAATCGCGTAGCGATGAGCGACCATTCGCTTGTGAGTTCTGCAACAAACGCTTTAAGTCCTGGATGGGGCTTCAGGAACATTATGTTTCACACTCGGAGGATCGGCCCTTTGCGTGCTCGATTTGTGATCGAAGATTTAAATCCTCCAAACACTATCGACGCCACTGTGCCATACATTCCGATGATCGCCGGTTTGGTTGCAACGTTTGCAACAAGATGTTTAAAACATCTTCCGAGCGGATTTCCCACGCCAAGACGCATAGCGAGGAGCGCCCTTTTGCCTGCGAAATTTGCGGTAAAACGTTTAAGACTGCCAAAATCCGCAAAATCCATTACACTATGCATAGCAATGAGCGTCCGTTTGCGTGTGAGCTGTGCGATAAACGATTCAAAACATCCAGCAACCTTTCCTCACACTCGCTTTCGCACAACAAGGAAAGGCGCTTCAAGTGTGATCTCTGCGGCAAACAGTTTCATTCCTCGTTCAGACTCAAGGATCACATTTCAACGCATTCCGATGACCGGTCTTTTGCTTGCGAGCTGTGTGAGAAACGATTCAAGACTGCTTGCGCGCGCAAGATTCACTACGCAACGCACAgcgatgatcgatcgttcgtgtGCGACATTTGTAACAAACGGTTTAAAACCTCCAGTACGCTGGCCACCCATTACGCCCTGCACAACGACGATCGGCAGTACAAATGCGATACCTGTGGAAAGACATTCAAGCAGAACAAAAATTTGAAGCGCCATATGACGACCCTACATGAGGATGCAGTTAATAAATTGTAA
- the LOC125952238 gene encoding UNC93-like protein MFSD11, whose protein sequence is MVEHNFVNVFMLGFGFMLIFTSFQTLGNIEQTIIDSIKKDEPSFTGDGYTSLAIIYAALSLSNWVTPSVLSAIGPRLAMTIGAVTYCLFMACFFVPHVAVLYLFSVVLGAGAALIWTGQGTYLSQCSNNETISRNSGVFWAMLQMSMFFGNLLVFFTFQGKTHIDVETRTIVFSVLVAVGILGTVMLSCLRRPVADQDVSTELTAPATPKQAFVDAIQLFKTKRMILLSITFVYTGLSLSFFSGVYGSSVGFTTAIGTSAKQLVGLNGVFIGIGEVVGGVAFGLLGTRITTRYGRDPVVIVGGVLHLVSYFLVFINLPNVAPFGNTDEVSYINPPSAIVAMLCSLLLGFGDACFNTQCYSMLGGVFKNQPAEAFAIFKFTQSIAAAASFVYSSHFGLHVQLLILVILAIIGTTTFCLVEFSVKKERVEVEKKYEE, encoded by the exons ATGGTGGAACATAATTTTGTTAACGTGTTCATGCTGGGTTTCGGCTTTATGCTGATTTTCACCTCCTTTCAAACGCTAGGCAACATCGAG CAAACCATCATCGACAGTATCAAGAAGGACGAACCCTCATTCACTGGAGATGGCTATACAAGCCTGGCTATCATCTATGCTGCACTATCTTTATCAAACTGGGTTACACCGTCCGTACTCTCGGCAATTGGGCCGCGATTAGCCATGACTATCGGCGCCGTCACATATTG tTTATTTATGGCATGCTTCTTTGTACCACACGTTGCGGTATTGTACCTGTTCAGTGTTGTACTTGGTGCTGGAGCAGCCCTCATTTGGACCGGCCAGGGGACATATCTATCGcaatgcagcaacaacgaaaccATCTCCAGAAATTCTGGAGTTTTCTGGGCTATGCTTCAAATGAG TATGTTTTTTGGCAATTTGCTAGTTTTTTTCACATTCCAGGGCAAAACGCATATCGACGTGGAAACGCGCACCATCGTTTTCTCGGTACTGGTTGCTGTAGGCATCCTAGGAACGGTCATGCTTTCTTGTCTCAGGCGTCCTGTTGCCGATCAGGATGTGTCCACGGAGCTAACAGCGCCTGCTACACCGAAACAAGCTTTCGTTGATGCGATACAACTGTTTAAGACGAAGCGAATGATACTGCTGAGCATTACTTTCGTGTACACGG GTCTTTCCCTATCATTCTTCAGTGGCGTTTATGGCTCGAGTGTTGGTTTTACAACTGCCATTGGAACGTCGGCAAAGCAGTTGGTTGGTCTGAACGGTGTATTCATTGGAATCGGTGAAGTTGTCGGTGGCGTTGCATTCGGTTTGCTCGGTACAAGAATCACTACCAGATACGGGCGCGATCCGGTGGTGATAGTCGGAGGAGTGTTGCATTTGGTCTCCTACTTCCTCGTGTTCATCAATCTGCCTAACGTAGCCCCTTTCGGCAATACCGACGAGGTGTCGTATATCAACCCACCAAGCGCCATTGTGGCaatgctctgctctctgctgttAGGTTTTGGTGATGCTTGTTTCAACACGCAGTGTTACTCCATGCTGGGCGGAGTATTCAAAAACCAACCGGCTGAAGCCTTCGCAATCTTCAAGTTCACACAG TCGATCGCTGCTGCAGCCAGCTTTGTTTATTCCTCACATTTCGGACTCCACGTGCAGTTACTCATTTTAGTTATCTTAGCTATCATTGGAACTACAACGTTCTGTCTAGTAGAGTTCTCTGTAAAGAAGGAGCGTGTAGAGGTTGAGAAAAAGTATGAAGAATAG